In Oenanthe melanoleuca isolate GR-GAL-2019-014 chromosome 17, OMel1.0, whole genome shotgun sequence, one genomic interval encodes:
- the ZBTB6 gene encoding zinc finger and BTB domain-containing protein 6: MAADSEVLHFQFEQQGDAVLQKMNLLRQQNLFCDVSIYINDTEFQGHKVIFAACSTFMRDQFLLNQSRQVRITILQSAEVGRKLLLSCYTGALEVKKKELLKYLTAASYLQMVHIVEKCTEALSKYLEIDASMESGTQAAEGCHSSDAELRSGDEVLDKDCEIIDISEDSPENEEYPVKQEDEEGPHPDAQSLESERKDTKSPEISTVEIGYKDDEICIFRMDSMNVTNVENDHFPQPCTSSKTNLYFPETQHSLINSTVESRNTEMSGNHFQAFVGDNPEGTSSGVNGFQSLEDSGSSWRHQCPKCPRGFLHLENYLRHLKMHKLFLCLQCGKTFTQKKNLNRHIRGHMGIRPFQCMVCLKTFTAKSTLQDHLNIHSGDRPYKCHCCDMDFKHKSALKKHLTSVHGRSSSEKPNLNTITKVKIDYD, translated from the coding sequence ATGGCGGCGGACTCGGAGGTGCTGCACTTCCAGTTCGAGCAGCAGGGCGATGCCGTGCTGCAAAAGATGAACCTCCTGCGGCAGCAGAACCTCTTCTGCGACGTGTCCATCTACATCAACGACACCGAGTTCCAGGGGCATAAGGTGATCTTCGCCGCCTGCTCCACCTTCATGCGGGATCAGTTCCTGCTCAACCAGTCCAGGCAGGTACGGATCACCATCCTGCAGAGCGCCGAGGTgggcaggaagctgctgctgtcctgctaCACGGGCGCGCTGGAAGTCAAGaagaaggagctgctgaagtACCTGACGGCCGCGAGTTACTTGCAGATGGTTCACATCGTGGAGAAGTGCACCGAGGCTTTGTCCAAGTACTTGGAGATCGACGCTTCCATGGAGAGCGGTACCCAGGCTGCTGAGGGGTGCCACTCCTCGGATGCTGAACTAAGGAGCGGGGATGAGGTTTTAGATAAAGATTGTGAAATAATCGACATCTCTGAAGACAGCCCAGAGAATGAAGAATACCCCGTGAaacaggaggatgaggagggccCACATCCTGACGCACAGAGCTTGGAGTCGGAAAGGAAGGACACAAAATCCCCAGAAATATCAACAGTGGAAATCGGATATAAGGATGATGAAATCTGCATCTTCAGAATGGATTCCATGAATGTGACAAACGTAGAAAATGATCATTTTCCTCAGCCTTGCACTTCCTCTAAAACAAACTTATATTTCCCAGAAACCCAGCACTCCTTGATAAACTCTACAGTTGAAAGCAGGAATACAGAAATGTCAGGAAATCACTTTCAGGCGTTTGTCGGTGACAATCCAGAAGGAACTTCCAGCGGGGTGAACGGGTTCCAGAGCCTGGAGGATTCTGGCAGCTCATGGCGGCACCAGTGTCCAAAGTGTCCAAGGGGCTTTCTGCACCTTGAGAACTATCTCAGACATCTGAAAATGCACAAACTCTTCCTGTGTTTGCAATGTGGCAAAACGTTCACGCAAAAAAAGAATCTCAACAGGCACATCCGGGGGCACATGGGGATCCGGCCCTTCCAGTGCATGGTGTGCTTGAAGACCTTTACAGCCAAGAGCACGCTGCAGGATCATCTCAACATCCACAGCGGGGACAGGCCCTACAAGTGCCACTGCTGCGACATGGACTTCAAACACAAGTCTGCTCTTAAAAAGCATTTGACTTCTGTTcatggaaggagcagcagcGAAAAGCCAAACCTGAACACTATTACGAAAGTTAAAATTGACTATGATTGA